GCACAcacagcagcagcaatacCACTGTTCCACAACGAGCCACTTGAAGGACGAACGAGCCTTCCCGCACAAACGGAACCACCTATGGGAAACTTTGGAGCATGTAGCTGCGAACGCTACGTTGTTAGGTCCAAGCGAACAATATCAGTTGCTCTTCTCGCCATCTCAACGGTTCTCATCGCCTTATGCGCCGAATACTTTTCTTCAAGCTTCTCAACGCTCAACCAACAAGGCGTCCTCGGTGAATCCTTCGTCGGTTTAATTGTCATTCCCATCGCCGGAAACGTTGCTGAGAATGTCACCGCGGTTGTCGTGGCCTCGAAAAACCAGATGGATCTTGCCATCAGTGTTGCTCTTGGATCAGCCATTCAAATCGGTCTTTTGGTTGCACCTGCGATGGTGCTTATAGGTTGGGCTCTGGACAAGTCTATGACCTTACATTTTGATGGGTTCGAACTGGTCACACTGATCGGGGCTGTTCTTCTGGTTGACTTTATCGTTCTCAAAGGAAAGACCAATTATCTGGAGGGCGCTATCTTATGCGCCTGCTTTGCAGCTATTTCGTATGTGCACTGTATCTATTAGCTGGAGATGTAATCGCTAACATTCTCGATGTAGGGTTGGCGCATACTTGTTGCCGCTCACTTGAGACGACTGTTTCAAGGTCGCTGGTCCACAGACGGTAGAACGGTTTGTTTTGACCCTGGGCATGTCGAATCTGACCGTCTGTCCCGCAATCTTGTAATTCTTAATGTTAATGTGAATTGTAGATACCTTGGAACTGTAATCAAATAGAATTTTATTCTGTCTCAATCTCGTTTCATCCTGTCCCGAAGATCCCCGTTGAAGACACCCGTTGAAGAAGTATCAATCCAGAAGTGGATATCAAGCTGTGAGACATCTTCCTGATCCTGCCTGCATGTATCTCTTTTCTACTTTCTACGTTCCACTTTCTACTTTCTTCAACCCAAAATCGTGTTGGATCGTCCAAACTGTCATACGACTCCCGCCAAGCTTATTCAGAACAGGACTGCAATAGATGAGACCACTGAGGATTCGATCCAACCTAATTCGTGTTTTCGTGCAATTTCAGTTAAATTGATATTTCTCATGTGACGGGCTCAACTTGATAACCCGAGACTATCACACATCCGCATGGCAAGCCACGTGGAGACATGATAAGTGACGATCTGCGTGAACTTACTTTCATTCACTCTATTACGCATTTGATCTACAGGAGATGCCAAAAATTGGGGTTGAGCTGACTTTGTTACCAGCCCGTGCTTCGCTACTTCAACTTGCCTCATTCAGCGCTAGCTTCGTCCAGTCTatctttgaaaaaaaaaaaaaaaaaaaaaggcgttcaactccacCAAGTGATTCCGTTCACCTGAACTTGCATACCATCACCGTTAGGGATCAACCGGTCTCTAACAACACGACCCACACCTTCCAGATTCTACTGAAACTGGGATGGTTGGCGTCGATGTTCCTGGTAGCGTTGAGTAAACTTGCCTACAACGAACTCCTATGAACATAGCTAAAATAAGAAGAGGGTTCTTCATATTTGAACCCACTAGACCCAAGTGATCTGACAGGGGTTAACCCCCTGTTACAATTTAAAGTTAGATGTAATTTAGACCTGCGTGTTAGACCTTAGCACGATTTCCTTCTGAGCTCCGTCCTCATACGATGCCTGACTCAGACTTCCCATCGTTGCGAGGATTtcaaatcaaatcaaccTTGACCGCTAGCCTTGGACCCCACTATACTCCAAACTGCCCCGCGACAACAACCAAGAAACTCAACGCCCAGAATGTCGACCTCAACCCCTCTAGTCTTAGAACTCGCCACGATCCAAGACCTTCCTGCCATTACAGAGCTATGGTTTACCGTGTTCAATGACCCGGGCATGCGCCACCTATTCCCAGATACGCCAGGGGTGCGTGATTGGTTTACCGCAGCCAACCGCACCGCCATGCTCACAAAGCCTTATCAAAAATACCTCAAAATGATCGACCCCAACACCAAAGATGCCCAGGGACAGGCGCGGGTAGTCGCATATGCGAAATGGGACCTGGCCATGCCCGACGAGCGCGGGGCTCGGTTTCCACCTTGGCACGGGGACATGCCTGGTCAAGTATGTGATCATTTCTTTGCGGGGCTGGAGAAAGAGCGCAAACGTGTGATGGGTGATCGGAAGCATTACTGTAAGGGTAACCCTTGACCGCTAGCCGCTGCATGCTGTGTGATGGTACCTTTGCTGACGCCCTAGATGGACCTTGACATGCTCGGGACGCATCCCGACTACCGTCATCGCGGGGCCGGCTCTATGCTTGTTCGCTGGGGGTGCGACATTGCAGATCTTGAGGGTGTTGGGGCATATATCGATGCTAGTAAGGCTGGTGTCCCATTGTATGCGAAGTATGGGTTTGTGGATCGCAGTGACCCCGCTAAACCGAGTGAGATTGCCCCGATGGCTCGAGGATAGATCTATATTATGTCTTCGGTCGAGTAGGCAACATACTCCTAGGAGTTGGAGTTGCAGCTGTTCAGAATTATCGACAAAAGGAGTAGTCAAAAGGAACATTTCGGACATTCGTTCACCTTGGCTTACTGTCTTCCCTTCGCATGGGAAACCAATGCCGATCTTCCGTATGATTGTTAGATGAATGCAATGACTCTACCCAAATTCAGAAAGGAAATTCTCAATCCCCCAAAAGATTTCCTGGCCCCCTGGCCCTTGTTACGAGAATACGCCGTAGACTGTACACCGTACTCACCTGCCGGAAGCTTTATCCCACCTCTTTCACACTAGAAATAACTCTTTCGATCATTTTTGAAATGTCCATTTTACAGTTTTACAGTTGCCAAGATCCCAAAAGGACCGGTCTCATCTCTTTCCGTCATTCCCCCTTCCGCCAAGCATCTCTCAGCTTGTCACCCACCACGAGCTCAGCCGTGTGTTGTAGGCCACGAATATGGGACGTACTTTCTCATGGACAAGACTGCCCATGTCCATTATTGACTATCCATGTTGTACTGCCTCGAAGACCGATGCAACATCTTGGCTAGCCACACAAACGAGTCATCACAATCCCAATTGAGTTGCGGGTGGGTTCTAAAAATGGTAGAGATGTGCGTTAGCAAGGATTCCAAGGATTAGGCACAGAAAAGATAGGCTTCGTGATCGATACTGCAGCCTGATCCTTGTCAATTTCCCAAGTCTCAATTTCGAGTGCTGAAGTCCCATGTCGCAATCTATTCCCCCGGTTATCTCCCGGTGCCCAaggtgtacggagtactgttACCTCCGAACGGTTGGGAGATTAACCCCCAAATGAGACATGATGTCTTGACGCTAGGGTGCAGATCCCCCTACATACagcttgcttttttttttttttcaaacgCCAAGTGGATTTAGCAAGAATCTTACTTGCCAATTACCAAGCATCGCGGCCTCGACCAACGGTCCCCTTTGACGGTTAATCACTGCCAAGACATCAGCCCCTTCACTCCCCCTTCACTTATGCACGACGGTTGACTTGAAACTCTTCCAGGTAGTCCGACTCTTCCGGCTCAGATTCAAGTCGCCAAGAGTTTCCATCAGCTTATGTCTTTCGCCAATTTCTTTCGTGATAGCCTGATGCAAATGGCCCGTCGGTGGGATCAACAGGACAGAATTTCAACCGGGACAAGCTAACGATCCTGTCGGAGCAAAGCATGCAGATTGTCTCCACTTCTCTCCTTGGCTCGTGGAGACGGTCAACAGCTTACTTGCGCCCCACTATGTCCAGCAGGTCATTCGATCCTGTCACACTGTTGGTCTCGACCGTTGCGTTGAAATGATCCATCGCTTTCTGGTTGGAAATTCATAGCCAGCTCATGTCTGATCAATCATAGGACCTGAATTATGCGTCGTTCGCAACTTTATGGATCTTCTCATTGGCTCACTACAAAGGTCGCACTAGGCAGCTTTAGTTCGCTCGGGTTTACATTCTAACCGGAGTATAAAGAGAGCCCAGGGTTCTTTCGTCTTGTCTCCGAAGGTTGACCTGTTAGTAATTCAACTGAGGTTGAGCTTTTGATCAACAGCTGTATTACTTAACTGTTGCAATGCACGTACTCGCCCTTGTTACGGGCCTTGCCGGCATTGCCAATGCTGCCTGCCCATACATGACCGGCGAGGCCAGCTACAACCCTCATATCGCGCGCCGAGCTGACGGAGATGCTGCTGCCAACACCGAAGAATTTCTCTCCCAATTCTACCTCAAGGATCAAGACGTCTATCTGACCTCCGACGTTGGCGGCCCGATCGAGGACCAAAACAGTCTCAGTGCTGGAGAGCGTGGAGCGACCCTGCTCGAGGATTTCATTTTCCGCCAGAAGATTCAACGCTTCGATCATGAACGAGTA
The nucleotide sequence above comes from Penicillium digitatum chromosome 1, complete sequence. Encoded proteins:
- a CDS encoding Sodium/calcium exchanger membrane region: MIPSAFYGSVKSVTSADHISLSFSRGVSIILLGIYFLYLFFQFKSHAHLFHSTRLQVPQSTDPQQYTDDLESHPTRVGNATSRDFRQLEMQEVRPRSRSVDAHTAAAIPLFHNEPLEGRTSLPAQTEPPMGNFGACSCERYVVRSKRTISVALLAISTVLIALCAEYFSSSFSTLNQQGVLGESFVGLIVIPIAGNVAENVTAVVVASKNQMDLAISVGLWTSL
- a CDS encoding Acyl-CoA N-acyltransferase codes for the protein MSTSTPLVLELATIQDLPAITELWFTVFNDPGMRHLFPDTPGVRDWFTAANRTAMLTKPYQKYLKMIDPNTKDAQGQARVVAYAKWDLAMPDERGARFPPWHGDMPGQVCDHFFAGLEKERKRVMGDRKHYYGP